From Mesobacillus boroniphilus, the proteins below share one genomic window:
- a CDS encoding adenine deaminase C-terminal domain-containing protein, with protein MEQRYRWKNKQLRNHAAVLDGTLSPTVLLKNATYLNQTFRKWMTANIWIYNDRIVYVGENLPENTKQCEIVDCTGMKLVPGYIEPHAHPFQLYNPHSFAAYASQTGTTTLINDNMVLALQLDKKKAFSFINELNDNPVTMYWWCRFDAQTEIQHEEEVFSNSNVRAWLEHENVVQGGELTCWPKLMNGDDMILHWMQETKRHHKKIEGHFPGASEKTLAKMMLFGADCDHEAMTGEEVRRRLMQGYMVSLRHSSIRPDLPKLLDEIHELDIAVYDRFMMTTDGASTAFYENGVIDELIRIAMEKGVPVIDAYNMATINVARYYNFEHLHGNIATGRVANINILNDEMNPTPVSVLAKGQWVKRDGEAIEAAKEMDWSEMGFEPLKMDWDLTMDDLQFSMPFGIKMENSVITKPYSISIDVSDDELSSNHDECFFMLIDRHGKWRINTVLKGFATDLQGLASSFSNTGDIILIGKNKQDMIAAFNRMKELGGGIVACENGVPAKEIPLRLQGIMSSHPVTELMAEEKKLLEYLKEKGYKFADPIYSLLFFSSTHLPYIRITQEGIYDVMKKTVLFPTIMR; from the coding sequence ATGGAACAACGTTATCGATGGAAAAACAAACAATTGCGCAACCATGCTGCTGTTTTGGACGGCACCCTTTCACCGACGGTCTTATTGAAGAATGCAACGTATTTGAACCAGACATTCCGGAAGTGGATGACTGCGAACATTTGGATTTACAATGACAGGATTGTGTATGTTGGTGAAAACCTGCCTGAAAATACGAAGCAATGCGAAATAGTGGATTGCACCGGGATGAAGCTGGTGCCGGGCTATATTGAACCTCATGCCCATCCATTTCAACTTTATAATCCCCATTCTTTCGCTGCCTATGCATCGCAGACGGGGACGACGACGCTGATTAATGATAATATGGTACTCGCTTTACAACTAGATAAAAAGAAAGCGTTTTCTTTTATCAACGAGCTCAATGATAATCCTGTCACAATGTACTGGTGGTGCCGTTTTGATGCGCAGACCGAAATCCAGCATGAGGAAGAGGTCTTCTCCAACAGCAATGTCAGGGCCTGGCTTGAGCATGAGAATGTAGTCCAGGGTGGGGAACTGACATGCTGGCCGAAGCTGATGAACGGCGATGACATGATTCTACACTGGATGCAGGAAACAAAGCGCCACCACAAAAAGATTGAGGGGCATTTCCCTGGTGCATCAGAAAAGACGCTCGCGAAAATGATGCTGTTCGGCGCAGATTGCGACCATGAAGCGATGACTGGTGAGGAAGTCCGCAGAAGGCTGATGCAGGGTTATATGGTATCGTTGAGACATTCCTCGATCCGTCCGGATTTGCCGAAGCTGCTTGATGAGATTCATGAACTGGATATTGCGGTGTACGATCGTTTCATGATGACGACTGACGGGGCATCCACTGCTTTTTATGAAAATGGTGTGATCGATGAATTGATTCGCATCGCAATGGAGAAAGGCGTTCCGGTCATTGATGCTTACAATATGGCAACGATCAATGTGGCCCGTTACTATAATTTCGAGCATCTTCATGGCAATATAGCGACAGGACGAGTTGCAAATATCAATATTTTGAATGATGAAATGAACCCGACGCCTGTTTCAGTGCTGGCAAAAGGCCAGTGGGTGAAGCGGGATGGTGAAGCAATCGAAGCAGCGAAGGAAATGGACTGGTCCGAAATGGGCTTCGAGCCGCTAAAAATGGATTGGGACCTGACTATGGATGATTTGCAATTCTCGATGCCGTTCGGAATCAAGATGGAGAATTCGGTCATTACGAAACCGTATTCAATTTCAATCGATGTGTCCGATGATGAACTGTCCTCAAACCATGATGAGTGCTTTTTCATGCTCATCGACCGTCATGGCAAATGGCGCATCAATACGGTGTTAAAAGGCTTTGCGACGGATTTGCAGGGTCTGGCAAGCTCGTTTTCAAATACCGGCGACATCATACTGATTGGCAAAAATAAGCAGGATATGATTGCTGCTTTTAACAGGATGAAGGAGCTCGGCGGAGGGATTGTGGCCTGTGAAAATGGAGTGCCTGCCAAGGAGATTCCTTTGAGGCTTCAGGGCATCATGTCCAGCCATCCTGTGACGGAGCTGATGGCGGAGGAGAAGAAGCTGCTTGAATATTTAAAGGAAAAAGGCTATAAATTCGCCGATCCGATTTATTCACTATTATTCTTCAGTTCAACGCATTTGCCATATATCCGTATCACACAAGAAGGCATCTATGATGTGATGAAAAAAACGGTACTCTTTCCAACGATAATGCGTTAA
- a CDS encoding DUF3048 domain-containing protein, with protein MRKKWIAVLAAAVVLMAGCSSKETDKKEVTEHKEKEVEVEENASPEELPYQFPLTGLGTDEESSDRAVAVVVNNHPKARPQSGLHKADIVHEVLAEGDVTRFVAIFQSEQPEKIGPVRSAREYFIDLASGFDSFFIAHGYSPEAKEMLERGVLDNINGMQYDGTLFKRADFRKAPHNSYITYKNIVKGAEKKGYGLDEAPSPAVFLSSEEAGQLDGTPAEELMVKYGSPSFDAIYEYDAENEKYHRFNGSEETVDLESKEPVLLDNILVVQMNHQVIDNAGLREIDMATGGKGYLFQKGKVNEIQWKNEAGRIVPYKDGVKAGFVPGKTWINIVPSISDVSFDSQQ; from the coding sequence ATGAGAAAAAAATGGATCGCTGTGCTGGCGGCCGCCGTGGTGCTTATGGCCGGGTGCAGCAGTAAAGAGACAGATAAAAAAGAAGTAACAGAACATAAAGAAAAAGAAGTTGAAGTGGAAGAGAATGCTTCACCGGAGGAACTTCCGTATCAATTCCCGCTGACCGGGTTGGGAACTGACGAGGAGAGTTCCGATCGGGCAGTGGCCGTGGTGGTGAATAATCATCCAAAGGCACGGCCGCAATCAGGTCTTCACAAAGCTGACATCGTCCACGAGGTCCTTGCTGAAGGAGACGTGACAAGGTTCGTGGCGATTTTTCAAAGCGAACAGCCTGAAAAAATAGGGCCAGTCCGCAGTGCGAGGGAATACTTTATCGACCTGGCATCCGGGTTTGACAGCTTTTTCATTGCCCATGGCTACAGCCCGGAAGCGAAGGAAATGCTTGAACGCGGAGTGCTCGATAACATCAACGGAATGCAATATGATGGAACATTGTTCAAACGGGCCGATTTCCGGAAGGCACCCCATAATTCTTATATTACCTATAAGAATATCGTGAAGGGTGCAGAGAAGAAAGGTTACGGACTTGATGAAGCACCATCTCCTGCAGTATTCTTGAGCAGTGAGGAAGCTGGACAGCTGGACGGTACTCCGGCTGAGGAACTCATGGTAAAGTACGGTTCGCCGTCGTTCGATGCGATTTATGAGTACGACGCGGAAAATGAGAAGTATCACCGCTTTAATGGCAGCGAAGAGACTGTTGATCTTGAATCGAAGGAACCTGTCCTGCTCGACAACATCCTTGTCGTGCAAATGAACCATCAGGTAATCGATAATGCCGGGCTCAGGGAAATCGATATGGCAACTGGCGGCAAGGGATACCTGTTCCAAAAAGGCAAAGTGAATGAGATACAATGGAAAAATGAAGCTGGCAGGATCGTCCCTTATAAGGATGGGGTAAAAGCTGGTTTCGTTCCCGGGAAAACATGGATCAACATTGTCCCTTCAATCAGCGATGTCTCATTCGACTCTCAACAATAA
- a CDS encoding YerC/YecD family TrpR-related protein has product MQIDKLRGKELDQLFKAILSLKDLDEAYRFFDDLATVNEIQSLAQRLEVARMLREGKTYHKIETETGASTATISRVKRCLNYGNDAYEMALERLKEQENAGKAQ; this is encoded by the coding sequence ATGCAAATTGATAAATTAAGAGGAAAAGAACTCGATCAATTATTCAAGGCAATTTTATCGCTGAAAGATCTCGACGAAGCGTATCGCTTTTTCGATGACCTGGCGACAGTGAACGAAATCCAGTCGCTAGCACAGCGCCTTGAGGTTGCCCGCATGCTTCGCGAAGGCAAGACCTACCATAAAATCGAGACAGAAACAGGCGCGAGCACTGCAACAATTTCCCGTGTCAAGCGATGCCTGAATTACGGAAACGATGCGTACGAAATGGCGCTCGAAAGATTGAAAGAGCAGGAAAACGCTGGAAAAGCGCAATAG
- a CDS encoding heptaprenylglyceryl phosphate synthase: MYDVREWRHVFKLDPNKEITDEELDRICESGTDAIMVGGTDGVTLEGVLDLMSRVRRYTVPCILEVSTIDSITPGFDFYFIPTVLNSGNPQWITGMHHEAVKEYGDLMEWDEVKMEGYCILNPDCKAAKLTDAKTELSIEDVRAYAMMAEKMFNLPIFYLEYSGTYGNPEYVEAAKGVLDNTVLFYGGGIETAQQAEEMARHADVIVVGNVVYSNLNEALKTVAAAKK; encoded by the coding sequence ATGTACGATGTTCGCGAGTGGAGACATGTGTTCAAACTCGATCCTAATAAAGAGATAACTGATGAAGAATTAGATAGAATTTGCGAGTCTGGAACCGACGCGATCATGGTAGGAGGGACAGATGGAGTCACTCTCGAAGGTGTCCTTGATTTGATGTCCCGAGTCCGCCGTTATACGGTTCCTTGCATTCTGGAAGTTTCGACGATTGACTCGATCACACCGGGATTCGATTTTTATTTTATTCCAACGGTGCTGAACAGTGGAAACCCACAGTGGATCACAGGGATGCACCATGAAGCGGTCAAGGAGTATGGCGACCTGATGGAATGGGACGAGGTAAAAATGGAAGGCTATTGCATCCTGAATCCGGATTGCAAGGCGGCAAAGCTGACCGATGCGAAGACGGAGCTATCGATTGAGGATGTACGGGCCTACGCAATGATGGCGGAAAAGATGTTCAACCTGCCGATTTTCTATTTGGAATACAGTGGGACATACGGCAATCCCGAGTATGTGGAAGCAGCCAAAGGTGTTCTTGACAACACTGTCCTCTTTTACGGCGGCGGAATCGAAACAGCACAGCAGGCAGAAGAAATGGCCAGGCATGCAGATGTCATCGTGGTTGGTAATGTCGTTTACAGCAACCTTAATGAGGCCTTGAAGACAGTAGCTGCGGCGAAAAAATAA
- the pcrA gene encoding DNA helicase PcrA, whose translation MQFLTDKLLNGLNPEQQKAVKTVDGPLLLMAGAGSGKTRVLTHRIAYLMVEKGINPYNILAITFTNKAAREMRERIQKMMGGAADDIWISTFHSMCVRILRRDIDRLGYNRNFTILDSTDQQSVIKSILKDKNMDPKKFDPRAILGTISSAKNELITPEEYAKTAGDYFSQKVSDVYEEYQRKLRKNNALDFDDLIMTTITLFIRVPEVLEYYQRKFQYIHVDEYQDTNRAQYMLVKLLAQRFQNLCVVGDSDQSIYRWRGADITNILSFEKDYPRASVILLEQNYRSTKKILLAANMVIQNNMNRKPKNLWTENAEGNKIMYYRADSEQGEAQFVIGKIQEQIRNGRKLSDIAILYRTNAQSRVIEESFLKSNIDYSIVGGIKFYDRKEIKDILAYLRLISNPDDDISLQRIINVPKRAIGSTSIDKIANFATMHDLSMFQALETIEMIGLSPKAEKAAAEFRNLISNYTHQQEYLSVTELVEEVLDKTGYRDMLKAEKSLESQSRLENIDEFLTVTKSFEESSEDKSLVAFLTDLALVADIDRLDDDGEQKTDFVTLMTLHSAKGLEFPVVFLIGMEEGVFPHSRSLMEEDEMEEERRLAYVGITRAEEELFITNAQMRTLFGRTNMNPESRFIKEIPADLVEDAVPKVRRPAPTSGGRPGTSARPSMPTRGAVSRPVAAASGGEGIDWKVGDKAQHGKWGTGTVVSVKGSGEGTELDIAFPSPTGIKRLLAKFAPITKA comes from the coding sequence GTGCAATTTTTAACGGATAAATTATTGAATGGCTTGAACCCAGAGCAGCAGAAGGCTGTCAAGACAGTGGATGGACCGTTGTTGCTGATGGCAGGAGCAGGCTCCGGTAAAACAAGAGTTTTAACTCACAGGATTGCGTATTTGATGGTGGAAAAAGGGATAAATCCTTATAACATCCTTGCGATTACGTTTACGAATAAAGCAGCACGAGAAATGCGCGAGAGGATCCAGAAAATGATGGGCGGCGCGGCAGACGATATCTGGATTTCGACGTTCCACTCGATGTGTGTGCGGATTTTGCGCAGGGATATTGACCGTCTCGGCTATAACCGCAATTTCACAATCCTTGACTCGACTGACCAGCAATCGGTCATCAAGTCAATTTTAAAGGACAAGAACATGGATCCGAAAAAATTCGACCCGCGTGCCATTCTCGGTACGATTAGTTCTGCGAAAAACGAATTGATTACACCGGAAGAATACGCAAAGACGGCGGGCGATTATTTTTCACAGAAAGTCAGCGATGTGTACGAGGAGTACCAGCGCAAGCTGCGCAAAAATAACGCACTTGATTTCGATGATTTAATCATGACAACGATCACGCTGTTCATTCGTGTCCCGGAAGTGCTGGAGTATTACCAGCGTAAATTCCAGTACATCCATGTGGATGAGTATCAGGATACGAACAGGGCACAATACATGCTGGTAAAATTGCTTGCGCAAAGGTTCCAGAACCTTTGTGTCGTCGGGGATTCCGACCAGTCGATCTATCGTTGGCGCGGTGCAGATATTACAAACATCCTTTCATTTGAAAAGGATTATCCAAGAGCGAGTGTCATTTTGCTAGAGCAAAACTACCGTTCGACGAAAAAGATTTTGCTGGCGGCGAATATGGTCATCCAGAACAATATGAACCGCAAGCCAAAAAATCTTTGGACAGAGAACGCAGAAGGAAACAAAATCATGTACTATCGCGCGGACAGCGAACAGGGCGAGGCGCAGTTTGTCATCGGCAAAATCCAGGAGCAGATTCGCAATGGCCGCAAGCTGTCTGATATCGCGATTCTTTACCGTACGAACGCCCAGTCCCGTGTAATCGAGGAATCTTTCCTGAAGTCGAACATCGATTACTCAATCGTGGGCGGCATCAAGTTCTATGACAGGAAGGAAATCAAGGATATCCTTGCGTATCTTCGCTTGATTTCGAATCCAGATGATGACATCAGTTTGCAGAGGATCATCAATGTTCCGAAACGCGCGATTGGTTCAACTTCGATCGATAAAATCGCCAACTTCGCGACAATGCATGACCTGTCGATGTTCCAGGCGCTAGAAACGATTGAAATGATCGGATTGAGCCCGAAGGCCGAAAAAGCTGCGGCAGAATTCCGCAACTTGATCAGCAATTACACTCACCAGCAGGAATATCTTTCAGTGACCGAGCTGGTGGAGGAAGTCCTTGATAAAACAGGCTACCGTGACATGCTGAAGGCGGAGAAATCGCTAGAGTCACAGAGCCGACTTGAAAACATAGATGAATTTTTAACGGTAACAAAAAGCTTTGAAGAGAGCAGTGAAGACAAGAGTCTGGTCGCGTTCCTGACAGATTTGGCACTTGTCGCTGATATTGATCGCCTGGATGATGACGGCGAGCAAAAAACAGACTTCGTCACATTGATGACATTGCACTCAGCTAAGGGACTCGAGTTCCCGGTTGTTTTCCTCATTGGAATGGAAGAGGGAGTATTCCCGCACAGCCGATCCTTGATGGAAGAGGATGAGATGGAGGAAGAACGCCGTCTTGCGTACGTAGGGATCACCCGCGCTGAGGAAGAATTGTTCATCACGAATGCACAGATGCGCACCCTTTTTGGCCGTACGAATATGAATCCGGAGTCAAGGTTCATTAAGGAAATACCGGCTGATTTGGTTGAGGACGCTGTGCCAAAAGTAAGAAGACCAGCACCAACCAGCGGCGGCAGGCCAGGCACTTCAGCAAGACCGTCAATGCCAACACGCGGTGCTGTATCTCGACCGGTTGCTGCAGCCAGCGGCGGTGAAGGTATCGATTGGAAGGTTGGCGATAAAGCTCAGCATGGTAAGTGGGGAACAGGAACCGTTGTCAGCGTAAAAGGGTCAGGAGAAGGAACAGAGCTTGATATCGCGTTCCCGAGTCCAACAGGAATCAAACGTTTGCTGGCGAAGTTCGCACCGATTACGAAGGCGTAA
- the ligA gene encoding NAD-dependent DNA ligase LigA, producing MDFQSAEKKAKDLQNLLNQYSYEYHVLDQPSVPDAEYDRLLRELIEIEEQFPELQTPDSPTQRVGGEILTMFNKVQHAIPMLSLGNAFDEQDLRDFDRRVRQGVGDNVSYVCELKIDGLAVSLIYEDGLLVRGATRGDGTTGEDITSNLKTIRSLPIRLKEQVSLEVRGEAFMPKKSFEALNKARKEKEEEPFANPRNAAAGSLRQLDPKIAASRNLDVFLYGIANVGDTGIRAHSEGLDYLEKLGFKANKERRKVDSIEGVIDYVNSWVEKRPDLPYDIDGIVIKVDSLDQQAELGTTAKSPRWAIAFKFPAEEVVTTLKDIELSVGRTGVVTPTAILEPVQVAGTTVGRASLHNEDLIREKDIKIGDKVVIKKAGDIIPEVVNVLAEQRTGEEIEFHMPSECPECGSELVRIEGEVALRCINPKCPAQIREGLIHFVSRDAMNIDGLGERVVSQLFAEELIKDVADIYKLTREQLLALERMGEKSVNNLLSAIEATKDNSLEKLLFGLGIRLVGAKAAKTLAQEFETMDNLMKATKEELTAINEIGDKMADSIVTYFDSDEVSELVSELKTVGVNMEYKGPKKVNAEESDSFFAGKTIVLTGKLEQMGRNEAKEKIEALGGNVAGSVSKKTDLVIAGEDAGSKLTKAESLGIEVWNEERMLEELKK from the coding sequence ATGGATTTTCAGAGCGCTGAGAAAAAAGCCAAGGATTTGCAAAATCTGCTTAATCAATATAGTTATGAATATCATGTGCTTGACCAACCGTCGGTTCCAGATGCGGAATACGACCGGCTGCTGAGGGAACTGATTGAAATCGAGGAGCAATTCCCAGAACTGCAGACTCCCGATTCCCCTACACAGCGTGTTGGGGGAGAGATTTTAACGATGTTCAACAAGGTTCAGCATGCCATTCCAATGCTGAGTCTTGGAAATGCCTTTGACGAGCAGGACCTTCGCGATTTTGACCGCCGTGTCCGCCAGGGTGTTGGCGACAATGTTTCTTATGTTTGCGAGTTGAAGATTGATGGGCTCGCAGTATCGCTTATTTATGAAGACGGGCTGCTTGTCCGCGGTGCGACTCGCGGCGATGGAACGACAGGTGAGGATATTACGTCTAATCTGAAGACAATCCGTTCTTTGCCAATCCGCCTGAAAGAGCAGGTTTCGCTTGAAGTGCGCGGAGAGGCTTTCATGCCGAAGAAATCATTCGAAGCATTGAATAAAGCAAGGAAAGAAAAAGAGGAAGAGCCATTTGCCAATCCGCGCAATGCGGCCGCCGGCTCCCTTCGCCAGCTTGATCCGAAGATTGCCGCATCGAGGAATCTGGATGTGTTCCTTTATGGAATCGCAAATGTCGGGGATACGGGCATCCGTGCGCATAGCGAGGGACTAGATTATCTGGAGAAGCTCGGATTTAAGGCGAATAAAGAGCGACGAAAAGTGGATAGCATTGAAGGTGTCATTGACTATGTGAACAGCTGGGTCGAAAAGCGGCCTGATCTTCCGTATGATATTGATGGCATCGTCATCAAGGTGGATTCTCTTGATCAGCAGGCCGAGCTTGGTACGACGGCGAAAAGTCCTCGCTGGGCAATCGCCTTTAAGTTCCCTGCCGAAGAAGTCGTAACGACTTTAAAGGATATAGAATTGAGTGTCGGCCGTACAGGTGTTGTCACGCCAACTGCCATTCTTGAACCGGTACAGGTAGCAGGTACGACGGTTGGACGTGCTTCCTTGCACAATGAAGACTTAATCCGAGAAAAAGATATCAAAATCGGCGACAAAGTCGTCATCAAAAAAGCAGGAGATATCATTCCGGAAGTCGTCAATGTCCTTGCCGAGCAGCGTACAGGCGAAGAAATTGAGTTCCATATGCCAAGTGAGTGCCCTGAATGCGGCAGCGAGCTTGTCAGGATTGAAGGCGAAGTAGCGCTTCGCTGCATCAATCCAAAATGCCCGGCCCAGATCAGGGAAGGATTGATCCACTTTGTTTCCCGCGATGCGATGAACATTGACGGACTTGGTGAAAGAGTGGTCAGCCAGCTGTTTGCTGAAGAGCTGATCAAGGATGTTGCTGATATTTACAAGCTGACGCGCGAGCAGCTGCTGGCTCTTGAACGAATGGGAGAGAAGTCAGTCAACAATTTGCTGTCAGCGATTGAAGCCACGAAGGATAATTCTTTGGAAAAGCTGTTGTTCGGACTCGGCATCCGTCTGGTTGGAGCAAAAGCCGCGAAGACATTGGCACAGGAATTCGAAACAATGGATAACCTGATGAAGGCAACGAAGGAAGAATTGACGGCCATCAATGAAATCGGCGACAAAATGGCCGACTCCATCGTCACTTATTTTGACAGTGATGAAGTGAGCGAACTTGTTTCCGAACTGAAGACTGTTGGCGTCAATATGGAATATAAAGGGCCTAAGAAGGTTAACGCAGAAGAATCGGATTCATTTTTTGCCGGTAAAACAATCGTGTTAACTGGGAAACTCGAGCAAATGGGCCGAAATGAAGCCAAAGAAAAAATCGAGGCGCTTGGCGGCAATGTGGCCGGCAGCGTCAGCAAGAAAACCGATTTAGTCATTGCCGGTGAAGATGCAGGTTCGAAGCTTACAAAAGCAGAAAGCCTGGGGATTGAAGTGTGGAACGAGGAGAGAATGCTTGAAGAATTAAAAAAATAA
- a CDS encoding CamS family sex pheromone protein, whose protein sequence is MRKLSMVALSLVLLLTACAPNFQKQEEVVQEKDDDTKEKAIIPKYKISDKYYRTIMPFEPGEARGMVVNNLNSRYDITEFETGLMRIAQNTFPTDQYVFKEGQYLDGSTVSSWLEREMTPAQVEAREKELKAKPENKNKKKIEVKNLGLNPADPGKGDVHDRNKKNPIYLAHILEHNYLVQSGEKDTYQLGGIAIGLALNSVHYYREEAYGAVYEKNITRKVLEAEGKKIAQEVVNRIRGIEELNNVPITIGLFEQESRSSVVPGNFFSYTEVSQGSNKIGNWKDVKEEYILFPSDKAEKDHRDDLTFFQNFKQDVEEYFPNFNGVIGKGFYLDGQLQELNIEIPIQFYGEAEAIGFTQYVTGLVMEHFPNYMSVQVSVSSVLGQEALIVKKPDQDEPFVHIYQ, encoded by the coding sequence ATGAGAAAGCTCTCAATGGTCGCTCTATCTCTTGTCCTTCTGTTGACGGCCTGTGCTCCTAATTTTCAAAAACAGGAAGAGGTCGTCCAGGAGAAGGATGATGATACAAAGGAAAAAGCGATTATCCCGAAATACAAGATTTCGGACAAATATTACCGTACAATCATGCCGTTCGAGCCAGGGGAAGCACGCGGCATGGTCGTCAACAATCTGAATTCACGCTATGATATTACTGAATTTGAGACAGGTCTGATGAGGATTGCCCAAAATACATTTCCTACAGATCAGTACGTTTTCAAGGAAGGCCAGTATCTTGACGGCAGTACCGTGTCATCCTGGCTGGAGCGCGAAATGACCCCTGCCCAGGTCGAGGCCAGGGAAAAAGAATTGAAGGCTAAACCCGAAAATAAAAATAAGAAGAAGATTGAAGTGAAAAACCTGGGACTGAATCCTGCCGACCCTGGCAAGGGAGATGTCCACGACCGGAATAAAAAGAATCCTATTTATCTTGCGCACATCCTGGAGCATAATTATCTCGTCCAATCAGGGGAAAAGGATACGTACCAGCTTGGCGGCATCGCAATCGGACTGGCGCTGAATTCCGTCCACTATTATCGTGAGGAAGCTTATGGGGCAGTGTACGAAAAAAACATTACTCGTAAAGTTCTTGAAGCAGAAGGCAAAAAAATCGCCCAGGAAGTCGTCAACAGGATAAGAGGAATCGAAGAGTTGAATAATGTTCCGATTACGATTGGGTTGTTTGAACAAGAAAGTCGATCATCTGTTGTCCCAGGAAACTTTTTCTCCTATACAGAAGTTTCCCAGGGCAGCAACAAGATCGGCAACTGGAAAGATGTAAAAGAAGAATATATCCTGTTCCCGTCAGATAAAGCCGAGAAGGACCACAGGGATGACTTGACATTCTTCCAGAACTTCAAGCAGGATGTTGAGGAATATTTCCCTAACTTCAACGGCGTCATCGGCAAAGGCTTTTATCTCGATGGCCAGCTTCAGGAATTAAACATTGAAATACCTATCCAGTTTTACGGCGAAGCAGAAGCGATTGGATTCACCCAGTATGTAACGGGACTGGTCATGGAGCACTTCCCTAACTATATGTCCGTGCAGGTCAGCGTATCATCCGTACTGGGACAGGAAGCCTTGATCGTTAAAAAGCCGGATCAGGATGAACCATTTGTGCATATTTATCAGTAA
- a CDS encoding sugar ABC transporter substrate-binding protein: MKKAWKLISLMLTVLMFTVLAAGCNNGGGEVNVGIVLPTKDEPRWVQDEQRFKDALADTKYSTEILFSQGSSAKEKENVETLINKGIKVLIISPQDGDAAAAAVEAAKKEDITVISYDRLITNTDAVDYYVTFDSLAVGAAQAQYLIDNAKGSEVPLYLYAGAASDNNAFLFFEGAWKVLQPKIADGTFKIANSSEAEALKDKADLTRDELSKILGQVTTNWDPNEAKNKAQTHLTAAGGDMKGDVAILAPNDGTARSIADVFATDGDVSSFVVTGQDAEKASIQYIIDGKQSMTVFKDVRTLVKDAIGMAVTVLDGKQPETTGTYDNGKVEVKAKQTDVIVVDKENVKKELIDSEYYKADDFTGLE; this comes from the coding sequence ATGAAGAAAGCTTGGAAATTGATTTCTCTTATGCTAACCGTGCTTATGTTTACGGTGCTGGCTGCTGGATGTAACAACGGTGGAGGCGAGGTTAACGTTGGTATCGTTCTTCCGACTAAGGATGAACCTCGTTGGGTACAGGATGAACAGCGTTTCAAAGATGCTTTAGCAGATACAAAGTACTCGACTGAAATTCTTTTTAGTCAGGGATCTTCTGCAAAGGAAAAGGAAAACGTTGAAACTTTGATCAACAAAGGAATCAAGGTTCTGATCATCAGCCCTCAGGATGGCGATGCTGCAGCGGCTGCAGTAGAAGCTGCTAAAAAGGAAGACATCACAGTTATTTCTTATGACCGTTTGATTACGAATACAGATGCAGTTGATTACTATGTAACGTTTGACAGCCTGGCTGTAGGTGCTGCACAGGCACAATATTTGATCGACAACGCAAAGGGTTCTGAAGTTCCACTATACCTATATGCTGGTGCTGCTTCTGACAATAACGCGTTCTTGTTCTTCGAAGGTGCATGGAAGGTGCTGCAACCTAAGATTGCAGATGGAACATTCAAGATCGCAAACTCAAGCGAAGCTGAAGCTTTGAAGGATAAGGCTGATTTGACTCGTGATGAGCTAAGCAAAATCCTTGGACAGGTTACAACAAACTGGGATCCAAATGAAGCAAAAAACAAAGCACAAACACATCTTACTGCTGCAGGCGGTGACATGAAGGGCGATGTAGCGATTCTTGCACCAAACGATGGAACAGCTCGTTCAATCGCTGACGTATTTGCTACAGATGGCGATGTATCAAGCTTTGTTGTAACAGGACAGGATGCGGAAAAGGCATCGATCCAATACATTATCGATGGCAAGCAATCTATGACAGTATTCAAGGATGTTCGTACTCTTGTAAAAGATGCAATCGGTATGGCGGTTACAGTACTTGACGGCAAACAGCCTGAAACGACTGGTACTTACGACAATGGCAAAGTAGAAGTAAAAGCTAAGCAAACAGACGTAATCGTTGTAGATAAGGAAAATGTAAAAAAAGAACTTATTGACTCTGAGTACTATAAAGCAGACGATTTTACCGGATTAGAATAA